A stretch of Onychomys torridus chromosome 2, mOncTor1.1, whole genome shotgun sequence DNA encodes these proteins:
- the LOC118577211 gene encoding arylacetamide deacetylase-like 4 isoform X2, giving the protein MAVLWLLLLVGLPTFLLGLFVWAVVKHFLTAKVPSSIQHRVKFRVLHCLMLFIMALGNILEKLKICTSLHFVQFICDVGVIKNDPDLVVTNMHFGSIPVRLFQPKAVSSKPRRDLYHGLCSFLVRETDSVLLSVGYRKLPDYHHPVIFKDCLNATIQFLKSLEIYGVDPSRVVLCGESIGGWAVATVIQVLVSSPNLPQVRAQVLITPIIQAINLCLPSHQQNKNVPFLTRDIMIMALCKYLAIDLSWKDALLTGAIIPLDKWKKYRKWLSSDNIPRRFWSQDSQPEFLGCFNEAAYLETRHIFDKEISPILADDETIAQLPEACFVSCENDILRDDALLYKKRFEDQGVPVTWYHVEDGFHGCLSLFDWKFLSFPCSKKIVNTVASYIKNI; this is encoded by the exons ATGGCtgtcctgtggctgctgctgctagTGGGGCTGCCCACATTCTTACTGGGACTCTTTGTATGGGCTGTGGTTAAGcattttctcacagcaaaagTTCCTTCCTCCATACAGCATCGGGTCAAGTTCAGGGTTTTGCATTGTCTGATGCTCTTCATAATGGCCTTG GGCAATATACTAGAGAAACTGAAAATTTGTACTTCACTCCACTTTGTTCAGTTTATTTGTGATGTAGGGGTCATAAAGAATGACCCTgacttggtggtaaccaacatgCATTTTGGGTCAATCCCTGTAAGACTGTTCCAGCCCAAAGCGGTGTCCTCCAAACCTCGGAGAG ACCTGTACCATGGCCTGTGCAGTTTCCTGGTCCGGGAGACAGATTCAGTGTTGCTATCAGTTGG GTACAGAAAGCTTCCTGACTACCATCACCCTGTCATTTTCAAGGATTGCCTGAATGCCACCATCCAGTTCCTGAAAAGCCTGGAAATCTATGGGGTGGACCCCTCTCGGGTGGTGCTCTGTGGAGAGAGTATTGGAGGTTGGGCTGTGGCCACGGTCATCCAGGTCTTGGTCAGTAGCCCTAATCTCCCCCAGGTCCGGGCTCAAGTCCTGATTACTCCAATAATCCAGGCCATTAATTTATGCTTACCATCTCATCAGCAGAATAAAAATGTCCCTTTTCTTACTAGAGACATAATGATTATGGCTTTATGTAAATACCTGGCCATTGACCTCTCTTGGAAAGATGCCTTATTGACAGGTGCCATTATACCTCTGGACAAGTGGAAGAAGTACAGGAAATGGCTTAGCTCTGACAACATCCCCAGAAGGTTCTGGAGTCAAGACTCACAACCTGAGTTTCTTGGATGTTTTAACGAGGCTGCCTATCTAGAAACAAGACACATTTTCGATAAAGAAATTTCACCTATCTTAGCAGATGATGAGACCATCGCTCAACTTCCTGAGGCATGCTTTGTGAGCTGTGAAAATGACATCCTCCGGGATGATGCCTTGCTCTACAAAAAGCGCTTCGAAGACCAGGGGGTCCCTGTGACCTGGTACCATGTGGAGGATGGCTTTCATGGATGTCTATCATTGTTTGATTGGAAGTTTTTATCTTTCCCCTGCTCCAAAAAAATAGTAAACACTGTTGCTAGTTACATAAAGAACATATAA
- the LOC118577211 gene encoding arylacetamide deacetylase-like 4 isoform X1, with amino-acid sequence MAVLWLLLLVGLPTFLLGLFVWAVVKHFLTAKVPSSIQHRVKFRVLHCLMLFIMALGNILEKLKICTSLHFVQFICDVGVIKNDPDLVVTNMHFGSIPVRLFQPKAVSSKPRRGIIFYHGGGAIFGSLDLYHGLCSFLVRETDSVLLSVGYRKLPDYHHPVIFKDCLNATIQFLKSLEIYGVDPSRVVLCGESIGGWAVATVIQVLVSSPNLPQVRAQVLITPIIQAINLCLPSHQQNKNVPFLTRDIMIMALCKYLAIDLSWKDALLTGAIIPLDKWKKYRKWLSSDNIPRRFWSQDSQPEFLGCFNEAAYLETRHIFDKEISPILADDETIAQLPEACFVSCENDILRDDALLYKKRFEDQGVPVTWYHVEDGFHGCLSLFDWKFLSFPCSKKIVNTVASYIKNI; translated from the exons ATGGCtgtcctgtggctgctgctgctagTGGGGCTGCCCACATTCTTACTGGGACTCTTTGTATGGGCTGTGGTTAAGcattttctcacagcaaaagTTCCTTCCTCCATACAGCATCGGGTCAAGTTCAGGGTTTTGCATTGTCTGATGCTCTTCATAATGGCCTTG GGCAATATACTAGAGAAACTGAAAATTTGTACTTCACTCCACTTTGTTCAGTTTATTTGTGATGTAGGGGTCATAAAGAATGACCCTgacttggtggtaaccaacatgCATTTTGGGTCAATCCCTGTAAGACTGTTCCAGCCCAAAGCGGTGTCCTCCAAACCTCGGAGAGGCATCATCTTCTACCATGGAGGAGGTGCCATTTTTGGTAGCCTTG ACCTGTACCATGGCCTGTGCAGTTTCCTGGTCCGGGAGACAGATTCAGTGTTGCTATCAGTTGG GTACAGAAAGCTTCCTGACTACCATCACCCTGTCATTTTCAAGGATTGCCTGAATGCCACCATCCAGTTCCTGAAAAGCCTGGAAATCTATGGGGTGGACCCCTCTCGGGTGGTGCTCTGTGGAGAGAGTATTGGAGGTTGGGCTGTGGCCACGGTCATCCAGGTCTTGGTCAGTAGCCCTAATCTCCCCCAGGTCCGGGCTCAAGTCCTGATTACTCCAATAATCCAGGCCATTAATTTATGCTTACCATCTCATCAGCAGAATAAAAATGTCCCTTTTCTTACTAGAGACATAATGATTATGGCTTTATGTAAATACCTGGCCATTGACCTCTCTTGGAAAGATGCCTTATTGACAGGTGCCATTATACCTCTGGACAAGTGGAAGAAGTACAGGAAATGGCTTAGCTCTGACAACATCCCCAGAAGGTTCTGGAGTCAAGACTCACAACCTGAGTTTCTTGGATGTTTTAACGAGGCTGCCTATCTAGAAACAAGACACATTTTCGATAAAGAAATTTCACCTATCTTAGCAGATGATGAGACCATCGCTCAACTTCCTGAGGCATGCTTTGTGAGCTGTGAAAATGACATCCTCCGGGATGATGCCTTGCTCTACAAAAAGCGCTTCGAAGACCAGGGGGTCCCTGTGACCTGGTACCATGTGGAGGATGGCTTTCATGGATGTCTATCATTGTTTGATTGGAAGTTTTTATCTTTCCCCTGCTCCAAAAAAATAGTAAACACTGTTGCTAGTTACATAAAGAACATATAA